The Perca fluviatilis chromosome 24, GENO_Pfluv_1.0, whole genome shotgun sequence genome has a window encoding:
- the LOC120554088 gene encoding immunoglobulin superfamily member 8-like isoform X1, translated as MKMDSCLFTLVFGLSMLGGCLARVVTVSPGPLIRVEGQTVSIRCDVTEYSGPSEQDFEWAMSKEANGKKMNIISSFDTRYSNPLLRKRVASGDISVVRLKDNEVELKIAEVKSTDAGFYWCQTPSTDSVISGNYEAKVQLTVILNTLKVSPLTPPPVVPEGSDLTLSCNVTRELSHPTYLSVTWSVKRGATSEEILTFGPQGDVVTGAKYTRRYADGGIRLVPGKNGFFELVISKVTTSDEGTYECNGTEWTYENGGKWIKIVESTKEMGTVSVTPTEKLLGSNTWICVGAKGGVVLVLIIVVIVCCVRSKQKKRMQLKDEEELRLAWTNDQQHHQHNHPSDPRHHRCQQQPAGHTGPRQHRSKQQREQQQQHPRALDPPGAYPEPSPRRLPQAPRPVDKTDDEQPPPLPQPNKKAVKIQRV; from the exons ATGAAAATGGATAGCTGTCTCTTCACACTCGTCTTTGGTCTTTCAATGCTCG GTGGGTGCTTGGCCCGGGTGGTGACGGTGTCTCCTGGTCCATTAATCCGGGTGGAGGGTCAAACGGTGTCCATCAGATGTGATGTTACCGAATATAGCGGACCTAGTGAGCAG GATTTCGAGTGGGCGATGTCCAAGGAGGCGAACGGGAAGAAGATGAACATAATTTCCTCCTTTGATACCAGGTACTCCAACCCGTTGCTCAGAAAGCGCGTTGCGTCTGGCGACATCTCGGTGGTGCGTCTCAAGGACAACGAGGTGGAGCTGAAGATAGCCGAGGTGAAGTCAACGGACGCCGGTTTCTACTGGTGTCAAACGCCGAGCACTGACTCCGTCATCAGTGGCAACTACGAGGCTAAGGTCCAACTCACTG TCATCCTCAACACCCTCAAGGTCTCCCCCCTGACCCCGCCCCCCGTCGTCCCAGAAGGAAGTGACCTCACGCTCTCCTGCAACGTCACCCGGGAGCTCAGCCACCCCACCTACCTCTCCGTCACCTGGTCGGTGAAGAGGGGAGCGACATCGGAGGAAATTTTGACATTTGGCCCTCAGGGAGACGTGGTCACAGGGGCCAAGTACACCCGGCGCTACGCCGACGGAGGCATCCGATTGGTTCCCGGGAAGAACGGATTTTTCGAACTGGTGATTTCCAAAGTGACGACGTCTGACGAAGGGACTTATGAATGCAACGGAACTGAATGGACGTATGAAAATGGAGGGAAGTGGATAAAAATCGTGGAGAGCACTAAAGAGATGGGAACTGTGTCTGTAACTCCTACAG AAAAACTATTAGGAAGTAATACCTGGATTTGCGTGGGCGCCAAAGGAG GTGTAGTTCTGGTGCTGATTATCGTCGTTATTGTTTGCTGCGTCCGCTCAAAACAGAAAAAACGCATGCAACTGAAGG ACGAGGAGGAGCTTCGTTTGGCGTGGACCAACGACCAACAACATCATCAACATAATCATCCTTCCGATCCACGTCATCACCGTTGCCAGCAGCAGCCGGCCGGCCACACCGGTCCTCGCCAACATCGCTCCAAACAGCAgcgggagcagcagcagcagcatccccGAGCTCTGGACCCGCCCGGCGCTTACCCTGAGCCCAGCCCCCGACGACTTCCACAG GCCCCACGACCAGTTGATAAAACTGATGACGAGcagcctcctcctcttcctcagccCAATAAGAAAGCTGTCAAAATACAAAGAGTGTGA
- the LOC120554088 gene encoding immunoglobulin superfamily member 8-like isoform X2 encodes MKMDSCLFTLVFGLSMLGGCLARVVTVSPGPLIRVEGQTVSIRCDVTEYSGPSEQDFEWAMSKEANGKKMNIISSFDTRYSNPLLRKRVASGDISVVRLKDNEVELKIAEVKSTDAGFYWCQTPSTDSVISGNYEAKVQLTVILNTLKVSPLTPPPVVPEGSDLTLSCNVTRELSHPTYLSVTWSVKRGATSEEILTFGPQGDVVTGAKYTRRYADGGIRLVPGKNGFFELVISKVTTSDEGTYECNGTEWTYENGGKWIKIVESTKEMGTVSVTPTDEEELRLAWTNDQQHHQHNHPSDPRHHRCQQQPAGHTGPRQHRSKQQREQQQQHPRALDPPGAYPEPSPRRLPQAPRPVDKTDDEQPPPLPQPNKKAVKIQRV; translated from the exons ATGAAAATGGATAGCTGTCTCTTCACACTCGTCTTTGGTCTTTCAATGCTCG GTGGGTGCTTGGCCCGGGTGGTGACGGTGTCTCCTGGTCCATTAATCCGGGTGGAGGGTCAAACGGTGTCCATCAGATGTGATGTTACCGAATATAGCGGACCTAGTGAGCAG GATTTCGAGTGGGCGATGTCCAAGGAGGCGAACGGGAAGAAGATGAACATAATTTCCTCCTTTGATACCAGGTACTCCAACCCGTTGCTCAGAAAGCGCGTTGCGTCTGGCGACATCTCGGTGGTGCGTCTCAAGGACAACGAGGTGGAGCTGAAGATAGCCGAGGTGAAGTCAACGGACGCCGGTTTCTACTGGTGTCAAACGCCGAGCACTGACTCCGTCATCAGTGGCAACTACGAGGCTAAGGTCCAACTCACTG TCATCCTCAACACCCTCAAGGTCTCCCCCCTGACCCCGCCCCCCGTCGTCCCAGAAGGAAGTGACCTCACGCTCTCCTGCAACGTCACCCGGGAGCTCAGCCACCCCACCTACCTCTCCGTCACCTGGTCGGTGAAGAGGGGAGCGACATCGGAGGAAATTTTGACATTTGGCCCTCAGGGAGACGTGGTCACAGGGGCCAAGTACACCCGGCGCTACGCCGACGGAGGCATCCGATTGGTTCCCGGGAAGAACGGATTTTTCGAACTGGTGATTTCCAAAGTGACGACGTCTGACGAAGGGACTTATGAATGCAACGGAACTGAATGGACGTATGAAAATGGAGGGAAGTGGATAAAAATCGTGGAGAGCACTAAAGAGATGGGAACTGTGTCTGTAACTCCTACAG ACGAGGAGGAGCTTCGTTTGGCGTGGACCAACGACCAACAACATCATCAACATAATCATCCTTCCGATCCACGTCATCACCGTTGCCAGCAGCAGCCGGCCGGCCACACCGGTCCTCGCCAACATCGCTCCAAACAGCAgcgggagcagcagcagcagcatccccGAGCTCTGGACCCGCCCGGCGCTTACCCTGAGCCCAGCCCCCGACGACTTCCACAG GCCCCACGACCAGTTGATAAAACTGATGACGAGcagcctcctcctcttcctcagccCAATAAGAAAGCTGTCAAAATACAAAGAGTGTGA